A genomic segment from Irregularibacter muris encodes:
- a CDS encoding M23 family metallopeptidase: MGEILEKMKKIFKEFSSKITQINRDKKVLRMKELIIKRKLGLTLSFTAIVVASLLFLGAYQSGLGYKVIFNGQEIGVVKRQQDFQQLLEGMKEEITLARGDEVLFQQEVAFEKIRIEKEDITSEDHLQKALSQSVELKKAGAIIKIDGKEVVAVENKNIAEDILEEIKKPYTNTKENVELKEVSFVEKVEIVEKDIPLGKISPKEEATQYLEQGTDEVEIYQVALGDTTWDISRAFDVGIREIEESNPDVNIDDLHPGDEINLTVPKPFISIKSVQVMTTTEQTPFETIYKEDKKLEKGKQKVITEGKYGAKEVTAEIVFKNGIEETKTILSEKVIKEPTDKVVAKGTKAKPSTARTGQFSRPASGRTGAGGLFGVARSGGRRHAGIDIANSTGTPIYAADGGSVTSFIGYRGGYGYIVEVNHGAGYTTRYAHLSKILVSSGQRVSKGQQIAKMGNTGNSTGPHLHFEIRKNGTPQNPFNYISR; this comes from the coding sequence AATACTTGAGAAGATGAAGAAGATTTTTAAGGAATTTTCCAGTAAAATAACACAAATAAATAGAGACAAAAAAGTTTTACGGATGAAAGAATTAATCATTAAAAGAAAATTAGGATTGACCCTATCTTTTACGGCCATAGTTGTGGCATCTTTATTATTTCTGGGAGCTTATCAATCAGGTCTAGGGTATAAAGTCATTTTCAATGGTCAGGAGATAGGCGTTGTAAAAAGGCAACAAGATTTTCAACAGCTATTGGAAGGGATGAAGGAAGAAATCACTTTAGCTAGAGGAGATGAGGTTCTTTTCCAGCAGGAGGTAGCCTTTGAAAAAATCAGAATAGAGAAGGAAGATATTACTTCAGAGGATCATCTTCAAAAGGCTTTATCTCAAAGTGTTGAATTGAAAAAGGCCGGTGCAATTATCAAAATTGACGGTAAGGAAGTTGTTGCTGTAGAAAACAAAAACATTGCAGAGGATATTTTAGAAGAAATTAAAAAACCATATACAAACACAAAAGAAAATGTAGAACTTAAGGAAGTTAGTTTTGTAGAGAAGGTAGAAATAGTGGAAAAAGATATTCCGCTAGGGAAAATTTCTCCTAAAGAGGAAGCCACCCAGTATTTGGAGCAAGGAACAGATGAAGTAGAAATCTACCAAGTTGCTTTGGGAGATACTACTTGGGATATCTCTAGAGCCTTTGATGTGGGAATCAGAGAAATAGAAGAAAGTAATCCTGATGTAAACATTGATGATTTACATCCTGGAGATGAAATTAATTTAACTGTACCAAAGCCTTTTATCAGTATAAAAAGTGTACAAGTTATGACAACCACTGAACAAACTCCTTTTGAAACCATCTATAAAGAGGATAAGAAGTTAGAGAAAGGGAAACAAAAGGTTATTACTGAAGGAAAATATGGGGCTAAGGAAGTTACAGCAGAGATAGTCTTTAAAAATGGAATAGAAGAGACCAAAACTATTTTGTCAGAAAAAGTGATAAAAGAACCTACAGATAAAGTTGTAGCAAAGGGCACCAAAGCAAAGCCCTCTACGGCTAGAACGGGACAATTCAGTAGACCTGCATCAGGACGGACAGGAGCAGGAGGATTATTTGGTGTCGCGCGATCCGGTGGAAGACGTCATGCAGGAATCGATATTGCAAATAGTACAGGGACCCCTATTTATGCGGCAGATGGAGGAAGTGTCACCAGCTTTATCGGCTATAGGGGTGGATATGGTTATATTGTGGAAGTGAATCATGGGGCAGGCTATACCACAAGGTATGCCCACCTAAGTAAAATACTAGTAAGCTCAGGGCAAAGAGTATCCAAAGGACAGCAAATTGCAAAGATGGGTAATACTGGAAATAGTACAGGTCCCCATTTGCATTTTGAAATTCGAAAAAATGGGACACCTCAAAATCCATTTAATTATATATCCAGGTAG
- a CDS encoding S8 family peptidase — translation MKSFSNFIKSIGLNHNNRIEPSILWNLESYPISHFPMIIQVKKGVEHSIERTFKRLGCRDIEYFSIINSFYSKVPIKHIKKILNLPAITYMSANHRVYSCMDEVTDKIGSSQVNQFGYTGRNVVIAHLDTGIHPHGDLSRPKNRIIYFKDFIHNLSRAYDDHGHGTFGAGCMAGNGIMSKGQYKGIAPDALLIGLKCLDQSGSGETKSVLQALQWVLENKEKHNIQILHLPFGVDYPYPVVWDPLVEAVNTLWDENITVVCAAGNNGPHQSTILSPGTSEKVITVGGSKKTARPGMEDGLCDFSSRGPTLANGTKPDLVAPARQIISLNFNTKFHPYLSFSGTSASSAIVTGAIALLLEKHPQFTPEEVKLAIEMSCDSLHVDKNIQGKGILNIEKLLSNEFK, via the coding sequence ATGAAAAGTTTTTCTAATTTTATTAAGTCCATAGGATTAAATCATAACAATAGGATAGAGCCTTCCATTCTATGGAATTTAGAATCCTATCCTATATCCCATTTCCCCATGATTATCCAAGTGAAAAAAGGTGTTGAACATTCTATAGAGAGAACTTTTAAAAGATTGGGATGCAGAGATATAGAATACTTCTCTATTATTAATAGTTTTTATTCCAAGGTACCTATTAAACATATAAAAAAAATTTTAAACCTGCCCGCTATTACTTATATGTCTGCAAATCATAGGGTATATTCCTGTATGGATGAAGTGACGGATAAGATAGGTTCATCTCAGGTAAATCAATTTGGTTATACGGGAAGAAATGTAGTTATTGCCCATTTAGATACAGGGATTCATCCCCATGGTGACTTATCTAGGCCTAAAAATAGGATTATTTATTTTAAAGATTTTATCCATAATCTTTCTAGAGCCTATGATGATCATGGTCATGGCACCTTTGGGGCCGGTTGTATGGCTGGAAACGGTATAATGTCTAAGGGACAATATAAGGGAATTGCACCCGATGCCCTACTTATTGGTTTAAAATGCTTGGACCAATCTGGATCTGGTGAAACTAAAAGTGTTCTACAAGCCCTACAATGGGTATTGGAAAATAAAGAAAAGCACAATATTCAAATCCTTCATCTACCCTTTGGCGTAGATTATCCCTATCCGGTAGTATGGGATCCTTTGGTGGAGGCAGTAAACACCCTGTGGGATGAGAACATAACTGTAGTGTGTGCTGCCGGCAATAACGGGCCCCACCAATCCACTATCCTATCCCCCGGTACTTCGGAAAAGGTGATCACTGTAGGAGGGAGTAAAAAAACTGCACGGCCAGGTATGGAAGATGGCCTATGTGATTTTTCCAGTAGAGGCCCTACCCTGGCAAATGGGACAAAACCCGATTTAGTGGCTCCCGCCCGACAAATTATATCTTTAAATTTCAATACCAAGTTTCATCCCTATCTATCTTTTTCTGGTACCTCTGCCTCCTCTGCCATAGTGACAGGAGCAATTGCTTTACTCTTGGAAAAGCATCCTCAATTTACCCCAGAGGAGGTAAAACTTGCTATAGAAATGTCCTGCGACAGTCTTCATGTGGATAAAAATATTCAAGGGAAAGGTATTCTTAATATTGAGAAACTACTTAGCAATGAGTTCAAGTAA
- a CDS encoding uracil-xanthine permease family protein — MSADQKTMSNDGVIRKGDYIPMGKKTVLGIQHVFTMFGATVLVPLLTGFNVSVALFGAGAGTLLFHLMTKGKVPAFLGSSFAFIPVIIAAGQMGGVEQGSAEYIANLQYAQGGLVVAGIIYVILALIIKLVGPELIHSLFPPIVTGPIIMVIGLNLAPTAIDMASSHWLLAFICLVTVTVVNIYGKGFIKVLPVLCGLGVGYIASALLGVIDYTPIKEAAWLSVPAFTMAKFSAKALTIIAPVAIVTVVEHVGDVLAIGATVEEDFVADPGIHRTLMGDGIATAMAGMIGAPANTTYGENTGVLALTKVWDPAIMRIAAVFAIAIAFIGKIGGLISTIPSAVVGGISIILFGMIASIGVRTVVENNVDFKASRNLIIASVILVLGIGGAVFEIPLGDSPIQFSGMALAAVAGIILNKVLPSAESEQ, encoded by the coding sequence ATGTCAGCAGATCAAAAAACAATGTCTAATGACGGGGTCATTAGAAAAGGCGACTATATCCCGATGGGTAAAAAAACTGTGCTGGGTATTCAACACGTATTTACCATGTTTGGGGCTACTGTATTGGTGCCTTTGCTAACAGGTTTTAATGTTTCTGTCGCATTATTTGGTGCAGGAGCCGGTACTTTATTATTCCACCTTATGACTAAAGGGAAAGTGCCAGCATTTCTTGGTTCGTCCTTTGCCTTCATCCCTGTAATTATTGCTGCAGGACAAATGGGGGGAGTAGAACAGGGCAGTGCAGAGTATATAGCTAACTTACAATATGCTCAGGGTGGTTTGGTTGTAGCAGGAATTATCTATGTTATTTTAGCCCTTATCATTAAATTAGTGGGACCTGAATTAATTCATTCCTTGTTCCCACCTATTGTTACAGGACCGATTATTATGGTTATTGGATTAAACTTAGCTCCAACAGCTATTGATATGGCATCTTCTCATTGGTTATTGGCATTTATTTGCTTAGTTACGGTAACAGTGGTTAATATTTATGGTAAAGGATTTATTAAAGTATTGCCAGTACTGTGCGGATTGGGCGTTGGGTATATTGCTTCTGCATTATTAGGAGTTATAGATTATACTCCAATTAAAGAAGCCGCTTGGCTTTCTGTACCAGCTTTCACTATGGCTAAGTTTAGTGCAAAGGCACTTACCATCATTGCTCCTGTAGCCATTGTAACAGTAGTAGAACACGTGGGGGATGTTTTGGCTATTGGAGCTACTGTAGAGGAAGATTTTGTGGCAGATCCTGGAATTCACCGTACATTAATGGGAGACGGTATTGCCACGGCTATGGCAGGTATGATTGGAGCACCAGCGAATACCACCTATGGAGAAAATACTGGAGTATTAGCTTTAACTAAGGTATGGGATCCAGCTATCATGAGAATTGCTGCAGTTTTTGCTATAGCTATCGCTTTTATTGGTAAAATTGGTGGTCTTATTTCCACAATACCTTCTGCGGTAGTAGGAGGAATTTCCATTATTTTATTTGGTATGATTGCTTCCATTGGTGTTAGAACAGTAGTAGAAAATAATGTGGACTTTAAAGCTTCTAGAAACTTAATTATTGCTTCTGTTATTTTAGTATTAGGTATTGGTGGAGCAGTATTTGAAATACCACTTGGCGACAGTCCAATACAATTTTCTGGTATGGCATTAGCAGCTGTTGCAGGCATAATTCTTAATAAAGTTTTACCATCAGCTGAAAGTGAGCAATAA
- the yqeC gene encoding selenium cofactor biosynthesis protein YqeC encodes MLIYDSLEINGFPSIISLVGGGGKSTTMYRFAQELSQKGKKVLVTTTTHLALPKDNEVEKLVIQPDYLKAIEELHSCFEKHFIVGLATTKVREDKIKGISVDWVGKIKEENIADVILVEADGANRKPFKAHASHEPALPEKSDVVIIVVGIDALGKPITEQYVHRPKNILNILHLGEEEQDTILTKEMMAEVILHKKGLLKKVEQESKVFVLINKIDEKSIGQAEELAQIILSRDHPKNFKILLGQVQNPLNPILQRVEEKEKW; translated from the coding sequence ATGTTGATATATGATAGTTTGGAAATAAATGGTTTTCCCAGCATAATCTCTTTAGTGGGAGGGGGAGGCAAATCTACGACTATGTATAGATTTGCCCAGGAATTAAGCCAAAAGGGCAAAAAAGTGTTGGTTACTACCACCACTCATTTGGCCTTACCCAAGGATAATGAAGTGGAAAAGCTGGTGATTCAACCCGACTACTTAAAAGCTATAGAGGAATTACATAGCTGCTTTGAAAAGCATTTCATAGTTGGTTTAGCAACCACAAAGGTGAGAGAAGATAAGATAAAGGGAATTTCAGTAGATTGGGTTGGAAAAATCAAAGAAGAAAACATAGCAGATGTTATTCTTGTGGAGGCAGATGGTGCCAATAGAAAACCCTTTAAGGCCCATGCTAGCCATGAACCAGCCTTGCCTGAAAAAAGTGATGTGGTTATTATAGTGGTTGGAATAGACGCCTTAGGAAAACCGATTACAGAACAATATGTCCATCGGCCAAAAAATATATTGAACATTCTTCATCTAGGGGAGGAAGAACAAGATACTATTCTCACCAAAGAAATGATGGCAGAAGTCATTTTACACAAAAAAGGTCTATTGAAGAAAGTTGAACAGGAAAGCAAAGTCTTTGTACTTATTAATAAAATTGATGAAAAATCTATAGGACAAGCAGAAGAACTAGCCCAGATTATTTTATCTCGGGATCATCCCAAGAATTTTAAAATCCTGTTGGGACAGGTGCAAAATCCCCTTAATCCAATACTACAAAGAGTGGAGGAGAAGGAAAAATGGTAG
- the mocA gene encoding molybdenum cofactor cytidylyltransferase, which translates to MVGGVILASGMSERFGQNKLLMPLGHQSIVENVIDQAIESKLKGVYLVYGHHEREFEEIARKKGISLIYNPDYALGQSKSVKKAVENIEGDVQGLMFLLGDQPFIGKKTINLLIDTFSHYPQDIVLPTFNGNRGNPVIFSQSFFEEMKTLQGDKGAREIIKKYPHRIVKVPIAEEMENYDIDTQEDYQKAIEYRRDQDGSL; encoded by the coding sequence ATGGTAGGAGGCGTAATATTGGCTTCAGGGATGTCCGAGAGATTTGGACAAAACAAACTCCTTATGCCCTTAGGCCATCAAAGCATAGTAGAAAATGTCATTGACCAGGCTATAGAATCCAAATTAAAAGGGGTATATTTAGTATATGGACATCATGAAAGAGAATTTGAAGAGATTGCTCGAAAAAAAGGAATATCCCTTATCTATAATCCAGATTATGCCCTAGGACAAAGTAAGAGCGTAAAAAAAGCAGTAGAAAATATAGAGGGAGATGTACAGGGATTAATGTTTTTATTGGGGGATCAACCCTTTATTGGGAAAAAAACCATTAATTTATTAATAGATACATTTTCTCACTATCCCCAGGATATTGTTCTACCGACTTTTAATGGGAATAGGGGAAACCCTGTAATTTTTAGTCAGAGTTTTTTTGAAGAGATGAAAACACTACAGGGAGATAAAGGGGCTAGAGAGATTATTAAAAAATATCCCCATAGAATAGTGAAGGTTCCTATTGCTGAAGAAATGGAAAACTACGATATTGATACTCAAGAAGATTATCAAAAAGCCATAGAATACAGGAGGGATCAGGATGGAAGTTTATAA
- a CDS encoding XdhC family protein has protein sequence MEVYKKAIDLEEQGRAFAIATVISSGGSTPRKSTAKMLIEEDGSITETVGGGPVEKEVIQEALKAIKEGKSKLVSYELNKEVQGGLNMNCGGSMQVFIEVIHPRPTVVLIGGGHVNYALSKLVDFLGFDLMVVDDRKEYCNEQRFPTAKRLMIVEDYTKELQELKLHKNHYVVIATKNDDGPSLKGVIRSGADYIGMIGSKRKVKKILDDLLAKGYSQEELDKAHAPIGLDIGAETPEEIAISIMGELIKAIKGGSGQSLVELRRF, from the coding sequence ATGGAAGTTTATAAAAAAGCCATTGATCTGGAAGAACAAGGAAGGGCCTTTGCCATAGCCACGGTTATTTCCTCTGGTGGTTCCACCCCTAGAAAATCCACAGCAAAAATGCTTATAGAGGAAGATGGCTCCATTACTGAAACCGTAGGCGGGGGGCCGGTGGAAAAGGAAGTCATCCAAGAGGCTCTGAAGGCTATTAAAGAGGGGAAATCCAAATTAGTTTCTTATGAATTAAATAAAGAGGTTCAAGGTGGATTAAATATGAATTGTGGAGGAAGTATGCAAGTCTTTATTGAAGTCATCCATCCCAGACCTACCGTAGTGTTAATAGGTGGAGGCCATGTAAACTATGCCTTATCAAAATTAGTAGATTTTTTGGGCTTTGATCTTATGGTGGTAGATGATCGAAAGGAATATTGTAATGAGCAAAGATTTCCTACGGCCAAGAGATTGATGATCGTAGAGGATTATACAAAGGAGTTACAAGAGCTAAAACTTCATAAAAACCACTATGTAGTTATAGCCACTAAGAATGATGACGGACCTAGTTTGAAAGGAGTCATTAGATCAGGGGCAGACTACATAGGAATGATTGGTAGTAAAAGAAAGGTGAAAAAAATCTTGGATGATCTATTGGCAAAGGGGTATTCCCAAGAGGAACTTGATAAAGCTCATGCTCCAATAGGCCTGGATATAGGAGCTGAAACTCCAGAAGAAATAGCTATTAGTATTATGGGAGAATTAATCAAAGCAATAAAGGGTGGTTCAGGTCAATCTTTAGTAGAATTGAGGAGATTTTAA
- the yqeB gene encoding selenium-dependent molybdenum cofactor biosynthesis protein YqeB — MKNLIVMRGGGDIASGIAHRLVMAGFPVVILEVEKPTMVRRTVSFAQAIYDGEMIIEGIKAKLAKSPEDAIDMIDQEILPILIDPKGESIEKLKPLAIVDAILAKKNLGTHKDMASIVIGVGPGFTAGEDVHAVIETMRGHFLGRVILKGQAIPNTGVPGEIGGHDIDRVLRAPIEGEFKATRKIGDIVKKGEIVAYVGEKPVPATISGVLRGLLQDGLAVTPGYKIGDIDARDVAEHCLTISDKARSVGGGVLEALLYLQCRRGDKQC; from the coding sequence ATGAAGAATTTAATTGTAATGCGGGGCGGGGGAGATATTGCTAGTGGAATTGCTCATAGACTAGTAATGGCTGGATTTCCAGTGGTTATTTTGGAAGTGGAAAAACCTACCATGGTAAGAAGAACAGTATCCTTTGCCCAAGCCATTTATGATGGGGAAATGATTATAGAAGGAATAAAGGCTAAACTGGCAAAAAGTCCAGAGGACGCTATAGATATGATAGATCAAGAGATTTTACCGATTTTAATTGATCCTAAGGGAGAGTCTATAGAAAAGCTAAAACCCTTGGCCATAGTGGATGCAATCCTGGCAAAGAAAAACTTGGGTACCCATAAGGACATGGCTTCCATAGTCATAGGAGTGGGACCGGGATTTACTGCAGGTGAGGATGTTCATGCCGTAATAGAAACCATGAGGGGACATTTTTTGGGCAGGGTTATTTTAAAAGGGCAAGCCATACCCAATACCGGTGTGCCAGGGGAAATAGGCGGACATGATATCGATAGGGTTCTTAGAGCGCCTATTGAAGGAGAATTTAAAGCCACCAGAAAAATAGGGGATATCGTAAAGAAAGGCGAGATTGTGGCCTATGTAGGAGAAAAGCCCGTACCTGCTACCATATCTGGTGTGCTCAGAGGTCTATTACAGGATGGATTAGCAGTGACCCCCGGTTATAAGATAGGCGATATTGATGCTAGGGATGTGGCAGAACATTGTTTGACCATTTCAGATAAAGCTCGTTCGGTAGGAGGGGGAGTACTAGAGGCATTATTGTATTTACAGTGCAGACGAGGTGATAAGCAATGTTAA
- a CDS encoding PucR family transcriptional regulator, with amino-acid sequence MLTNAGITIEQALKLDALKGAKLIAGERGKGNAITQINIMEVPDIGDWVKGGELLLTTAYSIKDDPIAQKELIPKLHEKGLAGLAIKPRRYLKSISEDMIKTAESLGFPLIELPFEASFTDIMNPILAEVLNKQAALLTTLEEVHGQLMNILLAGGELKDISDALAKMVKNPVAIQDNLFNNTVVSLYRENPELREELMVKAQKQQGISSRYYQLHRHQRTEDEVGGKTVTKVIMPIVAGNKTYGYIIVWETNAKLEVVDMRTIETSSAIAALDVMKEVAILEVEKRHKIEFIEDLLSPDQSLQKLAIERGPIFGLEFGKDYVVMVISLDDFEKSFKKTPNNAEFIQQYKNRIQQSIQSTAQKHNQKIIMGDKSDSLTILLAVDPLMDSSDVKNKSIDLGKNIIEVVKKAFPEIEISIGIGRYYSKIEELYKSYQDAKKSITLGKLFNQDKVVHFDDLGIYRLLYYENLKPELRRFYTETLMPLVEYDKAKDTELVKTLQSYFENNGNLKKISKQLFTHYNTILYRIQRIEEICHVNLQDAHQRLNLEIALKIMYIIDKK; translated from the coding sequence ATGTTAACAAATGCAGGTATTACGATAGAACAGGCTTTAAAATTAGACGCACTAAAGGGAGCGAAACTTATCGCAGGAGAAAGAGGTAAGGGCAATGCTATTACCCAGATAAATATCATGGAGGTACCGGATATTGGGGATTGGGTAAAGGGGGGAGAGCTGCTTCTCACTACGGCCTATTCTATAAAGGATGACCCTATAGCACAAAAGGAATTAATTCCTAAGCTTCATGAAAAAGGATTAGCTGGGCTGGCCATAAAACCCCGAAGATATTTGAAATCTATTTCAGAGGATATGATTAAAACGGCTGAATCGTTGGGGTTCCCCCTTATTGAACTACCCTTTGAGGCTTCTTTTACTGATATTATGAACCCTATTTTAGCAGAAGTATTAAATAAACAAGCTGCCCTATTGACCACTCTAGAGGAAGTTCATGGACAATTGATGAATATATTATTGGCTGGCGGAGAATTAAAAGATATTAGTGATGCTCTAGCAAAGATGGTAAAAAACCCTGTGGCCATTCAGGATAATTTATTTAATAACACAGTAGTTTCCCTATATAGAGAAAACCCGGAACTACGAGAAGAGTTAATGGTCAAGGCTCAAAAACAACAGGGAATATCCTCCCGCTATTATCAACTGCACAGGCACCAACGCACCGAAGATGAGGTAGGGGGAAAAACGGTTACTAAAGTTATCATGCCTATAGTGGCAGGAAATAAGACCTATGGGTATATTATTGTATGGGAGACGAATGCTAAGTTGGAAGTAGTGGATATGAGAACCATTGAAACCTCATCAGCCATAGCAGCTTTGGATGTCATGAAGGAAGTTGCCATTTTAGAAGTAGAAAAAAGACATAAAATAGAATTTATTGAGGATCTACTATCTCCTGATCAGAGTCTGCAGAAGCTGGCAATTGAAAGAGGACCTATTTTTGGATTAGAATTTGGCAAAGACTATGTGGTTATGGTGATTAGTCTAGATGATTTTGAAAAATCCTTTAAAAAGACACCCAATAATGCGGAATTTATTCAACAATATAAGAACCGTATTCAACAAAGCATTCAAAGCACAGCACAAAAGCACAATCAAAAAATAATTATGGGTGATAAAAGCGATAGTCTAACTATTTTATTAGCCGTTGACCCCTTAATGGATAGTAGTGATGTAAAAAATAAAAGTATTGACTTGGGAAAAAACATTATAGAGGTGGTAAAAAAGGCTTTTCCTGAAATAGAGATATCTATTGGCATTGGAAGGTATTATTCTAAGATAGAAGAATTATACAAAAGCTATCAGGATGCCAAGAAATCCATAACCCTTGGGAAATTATTTAACCAAGATAAAGTTGTACATTTTGATGATCTTGGGATTTATAGACTCCTATATTATGAAAATTTAAAACCAGAGTTAAGACGCTTTTATACAGAAACCCTAATGCCCCTGGTAGAATATGACAAAGCCAAGGATACAGAGTTAGTGAAAACTTTGCAGTCTTATTTCGAAAATAACGGCAACCTAAAAAAGATTTCAAAGCAATTATTTACCCATTACAATACCATTTTATATAGAATTCAGCGAATTGAAGAAATATGTCATGTCAACCTTCAAGATGCCCACCAACGTTTAAATTTAGAAATTGCTCTTAAAATTATGTATATCATAGATAAAAAATAA
- a CDS encoding DUF2877 domain-containing protein, with translation MINAVSISTRVEKIIDDKTVEGFIHSVFDQACNIQLADNNLIGLISSKYGDNPYSISLDLAAGQTMKSLSLQQGMKVIINRERIRSVVGAFHINLQNTISWDPSLVTDFQHRLGKAQLKNNLRIVLRVLIEQGNFYGIGPLVFEYPEVIKFYNYQELGKDFSGNHYSEFIAPRIKELMYGIVEKEKSLIQNMLKRIVGFGPGLTPSADDLLVGMMAALYYVGQYCQEDLKVISYLKDGLIKEITNQTTLVSQQMLIAATRGEFARPIKELCIALVTSENKKDLEKAVQEAINLGSTSGTDTMVGLLLGAFIIYNYYV, from the coding sequence ATGATAAATGCGGTTAGTATAAGTACTAGGGTAGAGAAAATAATTGATGATAAAACCGTAGAAGGATTTATTCATTCAGTTTTTGATCAAGCTTGTAACATTCAACTAGCTGACAATAATTTGATTGGGTTGATTTCAAGTAAATATGGAGATAATCCTTATAGCATTTCTCTAGATTTAGCAGCTGGACAAACAATGAAAAGCTTATCTTTACAGCAAGGAATGAAAGTGATCATAAATCGAGAGAGAATTCGAAGTGTGGTAGGAGCTTTTCATATTAATCTCCAAAATACCATTAGCTGGGATCCCTCATTGGTCACTGATTTTCAACACAGATTGGGAAAAGCCCAATTAAAAAATAATCTTCGTATCGTTCTAAGAGTCTTGATTGAACAGGGAAATTTTTACGGAATAGGCCCCCTAGTTTTTGAGTATCCTGAGGTTATAAAGTTCTATAATTATCAAGAATTGGGAAAAGATTTTTCGGGTAATCATTACAGCGAGTTTATAGCCCCAAGAATAAAAGAACTGATGTACGGGATTGTTGAAAAAGAAAAATCCCTAATCCAAAATATGTTAAAGAGAATTGTAGGATTTGGTCCTGGATTAACCCCTTCAGCAGATGATCTGCTGGTGGGTATGATGGCAGCTCTCTACTATGTAGGCCAATATTGCCAGGAGGATTTAAAGGTTATTTCCTATCTCAAGGATGGCCTTATCAAAGAAATTACAAATCAAACCACATTGGTAAGTCAGCAAATGCTCATTGCAGCCACCAGAGGTGAGTTCGCAAGACCTATTAAAGAGTTATGTATAGCTCTAGTTACTTCAGAGAATAAAAAAGATCTAGAAAAAGCGGTACAAGAGGCCATTAACTTAGGTTCCACTTCAGGAACAGATACAATGGTGGGCTTATTATTAGGAGCTTTTATCATCTACAACTATTATGTATAA